In Mastigocladopsis repens PCC 10914, a single window of DNA contains:
- a CDS encoding NB-ARC domain-containing protein has protein sequence MSSNSPSQSKRNRGVILTPVGWRKLEKAEKRSGQRFTKEQLCDRTGLSIQTISRIRKRKVAVDQDSLECYVKAFGLEKLSDEDYTHVRQENQRQDWGDAPNVSVFYDRCEEMAQLQQWVLEENCRLVALLGMGGIGKTALAVKFGQKFKTEFEVVVWRSLQNPPTLEELLGSVLQSIMQMLQEDPVVPTSLDGKLSKLMEYFRDKRCLLILDNAETILSVGGEAGHCMEGYEGYGQLFQRIGEVSHQSCLLVTSREKPKDIVALEGEEKKVRTTCRRACASLQLRGLKPEDGRKLFEPRGQFTGTDAEWIRLIKYYGGNPFALKMVAAGIQQLFDGSIAEVLEYIGQGVLVFNDIRDLLDRQFSRLSPVEQEVMLWLAINREPVSVKELKQDVVSVTSKQELPDALYSLLRRCLIETAPRSLIEKAGKQFSLQPVVKEYVTERLVKQVCKEIVSSRERAESSSPVALLQTHALMKATAKDCIRETQRQLIVQPLLEQLLIELGSQQKLVQMLKDVLEQQRH, from the coding sequence GCGCTTTACCAAAGAGCAACTGTGCGATCGCACAGGTCTATCAATACAGACTATCTCTCGCATCCGCAAGCGCAAAGTCGCGGTTGACCAGGATTCACTAGAGTGCTACGTCAAAGCCTTTGGTTTAGAGAAGCTATCCGACGAAGATTATACCCATGTCCGACAGGAAAACCAACGGCAAGATTGGGGGGACGCACCGAATGTATCTGTGTTTTATGATCGCTGTGAGGAAATGGCACAGCTACAGCAGTGGGTATTGGAAGAAAATTGCCGTTTAGTCGCACTCCTAGGAATGGGTGGAATTGGCAAAACTGCGCTAGCCGTGAAATTCGGGCAGAAATTTAAAACTGAGTTTGAGGTAGTGGTGTGGCGATCGCTCCAAAATCCCCCAACCTTGGAGGAGTTATTGGGAAGCGTATTGCAATCAATAATGCAGATGCTCCAAGAAGACCCTGTTGTACCTACTAGTTTGGATGGGAAACTGTCCAAGCTGATGGAGTACTTTCGGGATAAACGCTGTCTACTGATTTTAGACAATGCTGAGACAATCTTAAGCGTTGGTGGTGAGGCTGGACATTGTATGGAGGGTTATGAGGGATACGGTCAACTGTTCCAGCGCATTGGAGAGGTATCCCATCAGAGTTGCTTGCTCGTGACCAGTCGGGAAAAGCCCAAAGATATTGTAGCGCTTGAAGGAGAGGAGAAAAAAGTGCGAACGACTTGTCGTCGCGCTTGCGCTTCGCTGCAACTGAGAGGATTAAAACCCGAAGATGGGCGAAAGCTGTTCGAGCCTAGAGGACAATTCACGGGTACGGACGCAGAATGGATCAGACTGATCAAATACTACGGAGGCAACCCGTTCGCGCTGAAGATGGTAGCAGCAGGAATTCAACAGTTGTTTGACGGCTCTATTGCGGAGGTGTTGGAGTATATCGGACAAGGAGTACTAGTCTTTAATGATATTCGCGATCTGCTTGATCGCCAGTTTAGTCGCTTGTCGCCAGTAGAACAAGAGGTGATGTTGTGGTTGGCAATTAATCGCGAACCCGTATCTGTAAAGGAATTAAAACAAGATGTAGTGAGTGTCACCTCTAAGCAAGAATTGCCGGACGCTTTGTACTCGCTGTTGCGGCGATGTCTCATAGAGACCGCTCCGCGATCGCTCATTGAAAAAGCAGGAAAGCAATTCTCACTGCAACCTGTAGTCAAGGAATACGTTACGGAGCGATTGGTTAAGCAAGTTTGTAAAGAAATAGTAAGCAGTAGAGAGAGAGCAGAAAGTTCCTCACCCGTCGCTCTTCTCCAAACTCATGCCCTGATGAAGGCAACTGCAAAAGACTGCATTCGGGAGACACAACGACAACTGATTGTGCAACCCTTGCTTGAGCAACTGCTGATAGAGTTGGGCAGCCAGCAAAAGCTTGTGCAGATGTTGAAGGATGTGCTGGAGCAGCAAAGACATTAA